A single region of the Pseudomonas granadensis genome encodes:
- a CDS encoding PQQ-dependent sugar dehydrogenase, whose translation MLRKTLLATLCAGALISAPAFAAAPKELQSEQGTLEVTTVAAGLEHPWALAFLPDRQGMLVTERPGNLRVVGNDGKLSAPISGVPQVWAKGQGGLLDVVLSPDFKQDRLVYLSYAEGGGAGNKAGTAVGRGRLSDDLKTLKDFKVIFRQEPKLSVSNHFGSRLVFDRDGYLFITLGENNDRPTAQDLDKLQGKVVRLYPDGKVPDDNPFVGQSGVRPEIWAYGLRNPQGAALNPWTGTLWENEHGPRGGDEVNIIERGKNYGWPLATHGINYSMQPIPEAQGKTAEGTVAPHHVWEKSPGVTGMTFYDGDRFKAWQHNAFIGALVTQELIRLQFDGDKVVHEERLLGELNQRIRDVRQGPDGYLYVLTDEDKGSLYKIGLK comes from the coding sequence ATGTTGCGTAAAACCCTTTTAGCCACACTGTGCGCCGGTGCGCTGATCAGCGCGCCGGCCTTCGCCGCTGCGCCCAAAGAGCTGCAAAGCGAGCAGGGCACCCTCGAAGTCACCACCGTCGCCGCAGGGCTGGAACATCCGTGGGCGCTGGCATTTCTGCCGGATCGCCAGGGCATGCTGGTGACCGAGCGGCCGGGCAATCTGCGTGTAGTCGGCAACGACGGCAAACTCTCGGCGCCGATCTCCGGTGTGCCGCAGGTCTGGGCCAAGGGGCAGGGCGGTTTGCTGGACGTGGTGTTGTCGCCGGACTTCAAGCAGGATCGGCTGGTGTACTTGTCGTATGCCGAAGGCGGTGGTGCCGGCAACAAGGCCGGAACAGCAGTCGGGCGCGGACGGCTGTCCGATGACTTGAAGACGTTGAAGGATTTCAAAGTGATCTTCCGTCAGGAGCCAAAGCTTTCGGTCAGCAATCATTTCGGCTCGCGGCTGGTGTTCGACCGCGACGGTTATCTGTTCATCACCTTGGGCGAGAACAACGACCGGCCGACCGCGCAGGATCTCGACAAGCTGCAAGGCAAGGTCGTGCGCTTGTACCCGGACGGCAAAGTCCCGGACGACAATCCCTTCGTCGGCCAGTCCGGCGTCCGCCCGGAGATCTGGGCCTATGGTCTGCGTAATCCGCAGGGTGCTGCGCTCAACCCATGGACCGGCACGCTGTGGGAAAACGAACACGGCCCGCGTGGTGGCGACGAGGTGAACATCATCGAGCGCGGCAAGAATTACGGCTGGCCGCTGGCAACCCACGGTATCAATTACTCAATGCAACCGATTCCGGAAGCTCAGGGCAAAACCGCCGAAGGCACAGTGGCCCCGCACCATGTCTGGGAAAAATCGCCGGGGGTCACCGGTATGACGTTCTACGATGGCGACCGCTTCAAGGCGTGGCAGCACAATGCGTTTATCGGTGCGCTGGTGACGCAAGAGCTGATCCGTTTGCAGTTCGACGGCGACAAGGTCGTGCACGAAGAACGCTTGCTGGGCGAGCTGAATCAGCGCATCCGTGATGTGCGCCAGGGGCCGGATGGTTATCTGTATGTGCTGACCGATGAGGATAAAGGTTCGCTGTACAAGATCGGCCTGAAGTGA
- the ku gene encoding non-homologous end joining protein Ku: MARAIWKGAISFGLVHIPVALVSATSSQGVDFDWLDSRSMEPVGYKRVNKVTGKEVTKENIVKGVAYEKGRYVVLSEEEIRSAHPVSTQTIDIFSFVDAEQIPLQNIDTPYYLAPDKRGGKVYALLRETLSKTNKVALSRVVLHTRQYLAALMPVEDALVLVKLRWPQEVRSLDELALGSEVTKPQLAKGELDMAKRLVEDMSGDWSPDDYKDEFEDKIMALVEKKAHEGKIEDVETVGGEEERKTADVIDLTELLKRSLGGKAPTKSKAKPAAKAPAKRTKKASG; this comes from the coding sequence ATGGCTCGAGCAATCTGGAAAGGCGCGATCAGTTTCGGACTGGTTCACATCCCTGTCGCGCTGGTCTCGGCAACCTCGTCGCAGGGCGTGGACTTCGATTGGCTCGACAGCCGCAGCATGGAGCCGGTGGGCTATAAACGGGTAAACAAGGTCACCGGCAAGGAAGTCACCAAGGAAAACATCGTCAAAGGCGTGGCCTATGAAAAAGGCCGTTATGTGGTGCTCAGCGAGGAAGAAATCCGCTCGGCGCACCCGGTGTCGACGCAAACCATCGACATCTTTTCCTTCGTCGACGCCGAACAGATTCCCCTGCAAAACATCGACACGCCGTATTACCTGGCCCCCGATAAGCGCGGCGGCAAGGTCTACGCCCTGCTGCGCGAGACCCTGAGCAAAACCAACAAAGTCGCCCTCTCCCGCGTGGTCTTGCACACCCGGCAGTACCTCGCCGCGCTGATGCCGGTGGAAGATGCGCTGGTACTGGTAAAACTGCGCTGGCCGCAGGAAGTGCGCAGCCTCGATGAACTGGCACTGGGCAGCGAAGTGACCAAACCACAGTTGGCCAAGGGTGAACTGGACATGGCCAAACGCCTGGTGGAAGACATGAGCGGCGACTGGAGCCCCGACGATTACAAGGACGAGTTCGAAGACAAGATCATGGCGCTGGTCGAGAAGAAAGCCCATGAAGGCAAGATCGAAGATGTTGAAACAGTGGGCGGCGAAGAAGAACGTAAAACCGCTGACGTTATCGATTTGACCGAACTGCTCAAACGCAGCCTCGGCGGCAAGGCCCCGACCAAGTCCAAGGCAAAACCGGCGGCCAAGGCACCGGCGAAGCGGACGAAGAAGGCGTCTGGGTGA
- the lpxO gene encoding lipid A hydroxylase LpxO, with amino-acid sequence MKLIIAAIYVVSIAYVHLRGRVRHKLGRQLSDHSTFLAPINCFLYLFSKKPNQPYLDPSEFPDLSPLQAHWEEIREEGQNLLRAGEIKRSNQYDDVGFNSFFKSGWKRFYLKWYGESHPSAMKLCPRTTELVQSIGSIKAAMFAELPPGSKLVRHRDPYAGSYRYHLGLDTPNDAGCYINVDGESYHWRDGEAVMFDETFIHYAENTTDQNRIILFCDIERPMKYRWAAAFNSWFSRTVMSAAGAPNDAGDRTGGINRLFARIYKIRLRGKELKKRNRTRYYLEKWAIFAGLLAIFILI; translated from the coding sequence GTGAAACTCATCATTGCTGCTATCTATGTCGTGTCGATTGCCTACGTTCATCTGCGTGGGCGTGTGCGGCACAAGCTCGGTCGACAACTGAGCGACCACTCGACGTTTCTCGCGCCGATCAATTGCTTCCTCTATCTGTTTTCGAAAAAGCCAAACCAGCCTTACCTCGACCCGAGCGAGTTTCCCGACCTGAGCCCGTTGCAGGCGCACTGGGAGGAGATCCGCGAAGAAGGCCAGAATCTGTTGCGTGCCGGTGAGATCAAACGCTCGAACCAGTATGACGATGTCGGTTTCAACTCGTTCTTCAAAAGCGGCTGGAAGCGTTTCTATCTGAAGTGGTACGGCGAGAGCCATCCTTCGGCGATGAAGCTCTGCCCGCGCACCACTGAACTGGTGCAGAGCATTGGCTCGATCAAGGCGGCGATGTTTGCCGAACTGCCACCGGGTTCGAAACTGGTGCGTCATCGCGATCCGTATGCCGGTTCGTACCGCTATCACTTGGGCCTGGATACGCCGAACGATGCCGGTTGCTACATCAACGTTGACGGTGAGAGCTATCACTGGCGCGATGGCGAGGCGGTGATGTTCGACGAGACGTTTATTCATTACGCAGAAAACACCACTGACCAGAATCGCATCATTCTGTTTTGTGACATTGAGCGGCCGATGAAGTATCGCTGGGCGGCGGCGTTCAATAGCTGGTTCAGTCGTACGGTGATGTCGGCGGCGGGTGCGCCGAATGATGCGGGGGATCGTACGGGTGGCATTAACCGTTTGTTTGCGCGGATCTACAAGATTCGGTTGCGGGGCAAGGAGTTGAAGAAGCGTAACCGTACGCGTTATTACCTGGAGAAGTGGGCGATTTTTGCTGGGCTTTTGGCGATCTTTATTTTGATCTGA
- a CDS encoding HPF/RaiA family ribosome-associated protein, protein MQVQVDSNHIEGSAELQEWVGSTVVDELDRYTSFLTRLEIHVGDVNAQKAGAQDKRCQIEAHPKGHSSLSASHHAESLELAVAGAAKKIAHALEHLVGRLSPRVESTGRLTAPPVREDSPAEIDAMLEDEFLAKQADLEKE, encoded by the coding sequence ATGCAAGTACAAGTAGACAGCAACCATATCGAAGGCAGCGCCGAACTGCAGGAGTGGGTGGGCAGTACGGTGGTCGACGAACTGGACCGCTATACCTCGTTTCTGACCCGGCTCGAGATTCATGTCGGCGACGTCAATGCGCAGAAGGCCGGCGCGCAAGACAAACGCTGCCAGATCGAAGCGCACCCCAAAGGGCACAGTTCGCTGTCGGCCAGCCACCATGCCGAGAGTCTGGAACTGGCCGTCGCCGGCGCGGCGAAAAAAATCGCCCATGCGCTGGAGCATCTGGTGGGGCGCTTGTCACCGCGCGTCGAATCGACCGGACGCCTCACGGCGCCGCCGGTCCGGGAGGATTCCCCAGCGGAAATCGACGCCATGCTCGAAGACGAGTTTCTCGCCAAACAAGCTGACCTGGAGAAAGAGTAA
- a CDS encoding DUF892 family protein, with amino-acid sequence MSEPQVTIGTNRTGIQTSPQDTARQLEATRMFPADVPGDMSDYTAERERAIREADLIGSVPAPGTTKGMLKTALDKTIGKAPEVLIDKLGERLAFERTGVRLYEAMVAKATSAPGADPALVDTLRQIQAEELEHMNIVREAIETLGGDPTAMTPCADVAGVKAMGVLQVLTDPRTTVSQSMSAILTIELEDNAAWELLIELAQKGGHPLIAKRFKHALEQEETHLATVREFIRKDLLAQVS; translated from the coding sequence ATGAGTGAACCTCAAGTCACCATCGGCACCAATCGCACTGGCATTCAGACCTCGCCGCAGGACACCGCTCGCCAATTGGAAGCGACGCGCATGTTCCCGGCCGATGTCCCGGGCGACATGAGCGACTACACCGCTGAACGTGAACGGGCGATTCGCGAGGCAGACCTGATCGGCTCGGTGCCGGCACCGGGCACCACCAAAGGCATGCTCAAGACCGCGCTGGACAAAACCATCGGCAAGGCCCCGGAAGTGCTGATCGACAAACTCGGCGAACGCCTGGCCTTCGAACGCACCGGCGTGCGCCTGTATGAGGCAATGGTCGCCAAGGCCACCTCGGCGCCCGGTGCCGATCCGGCGCTGGTCGACACGTTGCGGCAGATCCAGGCTGAAGAACTCGAACACATGAACATCGTGCGCGAAGCCATCGAAACCCTCGGCGGCGACCCCACCGCCATGACGCCGTGCGCGGATGTCGCCGGCGTCAAGGCGATGGGCGTGTTGCAAGTGCTGACCGACCCGCGCACCACGGTGTCGCAGTCGATGAGTGCGATCCTGACCATCGAGCTGGAAGACAACGCGGCGTGGGAATTGCTGATCGAGCTGGCGCAGAAGGGCGGTCATCCGCTGATTGCCAAACGCTTCAAACATGCGCTGGAGCAAGAAGAAACCCACTTGGCCACGGTCCGCGAGTTCATCCGCAAAGACCTGCTCGCGCAAGTGAGCTGA